In the Nocardia asteroides genome, AACGGCCTCCGAGCCTAACGGAGACCGGCCGGCTCCGGACGGGACGACGCACCGACACCGGGCAGCAGCGGCGCGGCGACCACCGGCGAGTAGTTGTCCGGGTCGCCCGCGACCGTCGTGCTCCGCCTGCCGCGGACGTCGACCGGGATGTCGCCCGCCAGCGTCACCCGGTGCAGCCGGCGGCGGTGCTCGCCGAAGTCGGCGACGCCGTAGTGCTGGGTGGCGCGGTTGTCCCAGAGCGCGACGTCGCCGTTGCGCCAGTCCCAGCGGACCGTGTTCTCCAGCCGGATGACCCGGTGCTGCAGCAGGTCGAGCAGGGCGCGCGAGTCGCGCGGCGAGACGTCGAGCAGGTGCTTCACGAACTGGCCGAGCACCAGCGACTTGCGGCCGGTCTCCGGGTGGATCCGGACCACCGGGTGCCTGGTCTCGAACCGCTCGGCGGTGAACTCCTGGTAGTAGGCGTTCTCGCCGTAGTTGCTCTCGCGGCCGTGCTCGGCGTAGTCGTAGCGGTTGGTGTGCAGCGCCCAGAGCTCCTCGGCCAGCACCTGGAGCGGGGCGGGCAGCGCGTCGTAGGCGGCGGTGGTCGAGGCCCAGACCGTGGTGCCGCCGTACGGCGGCAGGGTGACCGCGCGCAGCAGCGACGCCTTCGGCACCCGGTCCACGAAGGTGACGTCGGAGTGCCAGGCGTTGGCGGCGCCCTCCAGCTCCAGCAGCAGCGCGCCGCGCGACTTCACGGTCGGGTGCGGCTCGGTCGGGGTGCCGAGCCTGGCGGCGGCCTCCCACTGCGATTCCCGGTCCAGGTGGTGCTGGTCACGGAAGAAGAGCACCTGGTGCTCGGCGAGCGCCACCTGGATCGCGGTGGCGGTGGCATCGTCGAGCTGGGCGCCGAGCGTCAGCCCCCGCACCTCGGCGCCGAGCGCGCCACCGACCTTGCGGATATCGAGTACCGGCAGGTCGTCGCGGGTCAGCGCTGCGCGGGGAAGGGGCGCCACGGCCGTCATCGGATCCTCCTCGAACTCGACATCTAGCGATCCCCAGGAATCTAGGGGCGCCGCCGAGCCCGCGGAACGGTTGCGATCACCGTGCGCGAATCACGCTATCCGGCGGGTGCTGGTCTCCCCGCGGCCTCGGCCGCGTTGTCGGCGGTGAGCCGGTACACCACGCGCTCCAGCGTCGGCAGGATGGTGGAGATCTCGACCGTGCCGGTGGCGAACCCCCCGATCAGCGAGAGCACCACGTTGCCGAGGATCACCACGAGGTCCTCGAGGTAATCGGGGTCCAGGTTCTGGATGGCGTCGGCGACCCACGGGACGAGCACGGTCAGCCCCTGCTCGTCGAGGAGCTGCCCGCACGGCCCCTGCCTGGCGTAGTGGTACGCCTCCAGCATCCGGGGCTGCCGCTCCCAGGGCTCGAAGACACAGCGCAGCACCCGCATGAGCGAGTCGCGGGTGGCCTCGCCGGGCGGCGCGGGCTCCAGCTCGGCGTAGGCCTCGTCCGCCATCCAGTCCTTGATGGCGCGCACGATCAACTCGTCCCTGGTGGCGAAGAGCTTGTAGACGGTGGTCAGCGAGACGTGCGCGCGCTTGGCGACGACCCGCAGCTGGACCGCGTCGAAGCCCTCCGTCTGCAACAACTCCAGCACCACCGCGACGATCTGCCGCTGCGCCTCGGTGTCCTGCCCTCTCGCCACACCCTTACGGTAACTTCGTTACCTGGTAACCGTGTTACCAATCGCCGTCTCCGAGCTACGCTGCCACAAACTGGAACAGGTTTCAGGAAGTGGTGACGATGAAGCTGGTGCACGCGCTCTGGGGCCCGGGCGAGCTGCTCGGCGACCCGGCCCGCACGGGGCTGCGCACGGCCGGGGCCACCCGGATCCAGGTGAACCTCGCGGACGCCGCGGTGGCCGGAGCGCTGCTGCGGCTCACCACCTTCGCGGAGCCGGTGGCCGCGGTGGTGGCGACGGAGGTCCCGGACGAGGCGGCGGGCGCGCGGGTCTCGGCGGTGCTCACCGGTTTCGCCGAGCGGGTGGCGGGCTGGTGGGTCGAGGAGCACCTGCCGCTGCCGCCGCCCGCGGTTCCCCCCGGCGAGCGGGCGCCGGGGCTGGCGAACATCGCCTTCCTCCGCCGCCCGGCCGAGCTGCCCTACGCCGAGTGGCGCTCCGCGTGGCTGGAGCACCACACCGCGGTCGCCATCGAGACCCAGGCGACCTTCGGCTACGTGCAGAACCGGGTGCTCGGCCCGGCCACCGAGGGCGCACCGGAGCTCGCGGCGATCGTGGAGGAGCTCTTCCCGATCGAGGCGCTCACCGACCCGCACGCCTTCTACGGCAGCGGCGGCGACGATGCCGAGCTGCACCGCAGGACCGGCGCGATGCTGCGCAGCGTCGCGACCTTCGGCGCCGACCGCGACCTGGACGTGGTCCCGACCAGCCGCTACCTGCTGGCCTGACCGGCCAGCTCGCTCAGCAGCGCGCGGGTGCGGTCCGCGCTCTCGCCGCGGGTGAAGAGCGCGCCGACGAAATCGGTGGCGCCCGCCGCGGCGATCTCCGCGATCCGGGCCGCCACCTGCTCCTCGCCGCCGATCAGCGCCAGGTCGACCGGGCCCGCGACACCCTCGCGGTCCATCATGGCGCGGTACGAGGGCAGGTTCCCGTAGAAGCCGAAGGCCTTGCCCGCGCCGGCGCGCGCGTCCTCGACGTCGTCGGTGACGCAGACCGGCAGCGCGCAGACGACGCGCGGCGCCGGCTTGCCCGCCTCGGCCGCGGCCTCGGCGATCACCGGGACGATGTGCGAGCGGACGGTGGCCGGGCCGGTCATCCACAGCGTGGTGCCGTCGGTCTCGCGCCCGGCGAGCCGCAGCATGCGCGGGCCGAGCGCGGCGAGCAGCACCGGAACCC is a window encoding:
- a CDS encoding TetR family transcriptional regulator, encoding MARGQDTEAQRQIVAVVLELLQTEGFDAVQLRVVAKRAHVSLTTVYKLFATRDELIVRAIKDWMADEAYAELEPAPPGEATRDSLMRVLRCVFEPWERQPRMLEAYHYARQGPCGQLLDEQGLTVLVPWVADAIQNLDPDYLEDLVVILGNVVLSLIGGFATGTVEISTILPTLERVVYRLTADNAAEAAGRPAPAG
- a CDS encoding TIGR03564 family F420-dependent LLM class oxidoreductase, with amino-acid sequence MRIGILLGETSGPDALTRLTDELAAAAAAGFSSAWLSHIFGVDALTAIAVAGSRVPGIELGTAVVPSYPRHPAALAQQARTTALALGDNRLTLGVGLSHRPVIENMYGYDFGRPAHHMTEYLRVLLPLLDNRPASFQGDTVRAELALTVPNEGRVPVLLAALGPRMLRLAGRETDGTTLWMTGPATVRSHIVPVIAEAAAEAGKPAPRVVCALPVCVTDDVEDARAGAGKAFGFYGNLPSYRAMMDREGVAGPVDLALIGGEEQVAARIAEIAAAGATDFVGALFTRGESADRTRALLSELAGQASR
- a CDS encoding TauD/TfdA dioxygenase family protein; this encodes MTAVAPLPRAALTRDDLPVLDIRKVGGALGAEVRGLTLGAQLDDATATAIQVALAEHQVLFFRDQHHLDRESQWEAAARLGTPTEPHPTVKSRGALLLELEGAANAWHSDVTFVDRVPKASLLRAVTLPPYGGTTVWASTTAAYDALPAPLQVLAEELWALHTNRYDYAEHGRESNYGENAYYQEFTAERFETRHPVVRIHPETGRKSLVLGQFVKHLLDVSPRDSRALLDLLQHRVIRLENTVRWDWRNGDVALWDNRATQHYGVADFGEHRRRLHRVTLAGDIPVDVRGRRSTTVAGDPDNYSPVVAAPLLPGVGASSRPEPAGLR